The Acidimicrobiales bacterium genome includes a window with the following:
- a CDS encoding histidinol-phosphatase → MLDYHVHLWPHRERAEAGEQRLERLRVYCERAAERGVAEIALTEHLFRFTAVRGLVGDFWRDEPERALATSISSYFEHHATAELDDYVEAVLTAKAAGLPVLLGLEVDYYPGQMAAVADFLAGYPFDVLLGSVHWLGTWMFDNLEDEVAMAQWSRRGGEAVWREYTGALEELAATRAVDVLAHPDLVKVAGIRPSAAAREECEARIAEAAATSGLAAEISSAGLRKPAAEAYPSASLLAAFAARQVPVTTASDSHGPGDVADRSAELAALARAAGYEQLRAFRAREGRDVAIGP, encoded by the coding sequence GTGCTCGACTACCACGTCCACCTCTGGCCGCACCGCGAGCGCGCCGAGGCCGGGGAGCAGCGCCTCGAGCGGCTGCGCGTCTACTGCGAGCGCGCCGCGGAACGGGGCGTCGCCGAGATCGCCCTCACCGAGCACCTCTTCCGCTTCACCGCGGTGCGCGGCCTCGTCGGCGACTTCTGGCGCGACGAGCCGGAGCGGGCGCTCGCGACCTCGATCTCCTCCTACTTCGAGCACCACGCGACCGCCGAGCTCGACGACTACGTGGAGGCGGTGCTCACCGCCAAGGCGGCGGGCCTCCCGGTCCTCCTCGGCCTCGAGGTCGACTACTACCCCGGCCAGATGGCGGCGGTGGCGGACTTCCTCGCCGGCTATCCCTTCGACGTCCTCCTCGGCTCGGTCCACTGGCTCGGCACCTGGATGTTCGACAACCTGGAGGACGAGGTGGCGATGGCGCAGTGGTCGCGCCGCGGCGGCGAGGCGGTCTGGCGGGAGTACACCGGGGCGCTCGAGGAGCTGGCGGCGACGCGCGCCGTGGACGTGCTCGCGCACCCCGACCTCGTGAAGGTCGCCGGCATCCGCCCCTCGGCGGCGGCGCGCGAGGAGTGCGAGGCGCGCATCGCCGAGGCCGCCGCCACCTCGGGGCTGGCGGCGGAGATCTCCTCGGCGGGGCTGCGCAAGCCGGCCGCCGAGGCCTACCCCTCGGCGAGCCTGCTCGCCGCCTTCGCCGCCCGCCAGGTGCCGGTGACGACGGCCTCGGACAGCCACGGCCCCGGCGACGTCGCCGACCGCTCCGCCGAGCTCGCCGCCCTCGCCCGCGCCGCCGGCTACGAGCAGCTGCGCGCCTTTCGCGCCCGCGAGGGGCGCGACGTGGCGATCGGGCCGTGA
- a CDS encoding sodium-translocating pyrophosphatase, with amino-acid sequence MTNLLASEGGYQAFTLGSAEKDWLYFALATGFLALVVALGLMRNVLSAGTGTPLMREIAAAIQEGAEAFLKRQFRVIGIIVVPLAVLVFLTATKVVEPNGVLALSFGQSGLYRAIAFLVGATFSGATGIIGMSLSVRGNVRTAAAALGGELAPALRVAFRTGGVTGMFCVGLGMIGASSFTLIFQNSASAVLVGFGFGGSLIALFMRVGGGIFTKAADVGADLVGKVEAGIPEDDPRNAATIADNVGDNVGDCAGMAADLFESYAIMIVASLILGYAAFKSIHLNPAKGVLFPLIIAGFGIIASIIAIFSVRGRKSDKTAMTAINRGYRVAGLSTIVAAFLVAEFYVKDLVVFWAVLTGVVLGQVASLITEYFTSTDRPPVQEIAEAARTGPATTVLAGIAIGLESSVWAILSIAVAIAVAVAISFGAAHGNIELTLYLVALIGMGLLATTGMVVSEDSFGPVSDNSAGIAEMAGEFGGEAERVMVSLDAVGNTTKAITKGVAIASAVIATVALFASFIETIGNQLGLASGNSLFHDAATQINVANPITFIGALIGGSIAFLFSGLAIRAVGRSAGTVVEEVRRQFREHPGIMDRTEKPEYGRVIDICTKAAQRELATPALLAVLSPVIVGFGINYFALGAFLVAAILTGQLMANFLSNSGGAWDNAKKYIEDGHEGGKGSEAHKAAVIGDTVGDPFKDTAGPALNPLIKVMNLVSLLILPAVITTHYHPWERFPIAIAALVVLLFFIAFSKRKSPGIEAASNERPVGSTL; translated from the coding sequence ATGACCAACCTCCTTGCTAGTGAAGGCGGCTACCAGGCCTTCACGCTGGGGTCGGCCGAGAAGGATTGGCTGTACTTCGCGCTCGCGACGGGCTTCCTCGCCCTCGTCGTCGCCCTCGGGCTGATGCGCAACGTGCTCTCGGCGGGCACCGGCACGCCGCTCATGCGCGAGATCGCGGCGGCGATCCAGGAGGGCGCGGAGGCCTTCTTGAAGCGCCAGTTCCGCGTCATCGGCATCATCGTGGTGCCGCTCGCCGTGCTCGTCTTCCTCACCGCGACCAAGGTCGTCGAGCCGAACGGCGTGCTCGCGCTGAGCTTCGGCCAGTCCGGCCTCTACCGCGCGATCGCCTTCCTCGTCGGCGCGACCTTCTCGGGGGCGACGGGGATCATCGGCATGAGCCTCTCGGTGCGCGGCAACGTGCGCACCGCGGCGGCCGCCCTCGGCGGCGAGCTCGCCCCCGCGCTGCGCGTCGCCTTCCGCACCGGCGGCGTGACGGGGATGTTCTGCGTCGGCCTCGGCATGATCGGCGCCTCGAGCTTCACCCTCATCTTCCAGAACTCCGCGAGCGCCGTGCTCGTCGGCTTCGGCTTCGGCGGCTCGCTGATCGCGCTGTTCATGCGTGTCGGCGGCGGCATCTTCACCAAGGCGGCCGACGTCGGCGCTGACCTCGTCGGCAAGGTCGAGGCGGGCATCCCCGAGGACGACCCCCGCAACGCGGCGACGATCGCCGACAACGTCGGCGACAACGTCGGCGACTGTGCGGGGATGGCGGCGGACCTGTTCGAGTCGTACGCGATCATGATCGTCGCCTCGCTGATCCTCGGCTACGCGGCCTTCAAGTCGATCCACCTCAACCCCGCGAAGGGCGTGCTCTTCCCGCTCATCATCGCCGGCTTCGGGATCATCGCCTCGATCATCGCGATCTTCTCGGTGCGCGGCCGCAAGTCCGACAAGACCGCGATGACGGCGATCAACCGCGGCTACCGCGTCGCCGGCCTCTCGACGATCGTCGCCGCGTTCCTCGTCGCCGAGTTCTACGTGAAGGACCTCGTCGTCTTCTGGGCGGTGCTCACCGGCGTCGTCCTCGGCCAGGTGGCCTCGCTCATCACCGAGTACTTCACCTCGACCGACCGCCCCCCCGTGCAGGAGATCGCCGAGGCGGCGCGCACCGGCCCCGCGACGACGGTCCTCGCGGGCATCGCGATCGGCCTCGAGTCCTCGGTGTGGGCGATCCTCTCCATCGCCGTCGCGATCGCGGTCGCCGTCGCGATCTCCTTCGGCGCGGCGCACGGCAACATCGAGCTCACCCTCTACCTCGTCGCGCTGATCGGCATGGGCCTGCTCGCGACCACCGGGATGGTGGTCTCCGAGGACAGCTTCGGCCCGGTCTCGGACAACTCGGCGGGCATCGCCGAGATGGCCGGCGAGTTCGGCGGCGAGGCCGAGCGGGTGATGGTCAGCCTCGACGCCGTCGGCAACACCACCAAGGCGATCACCAAGGGCGTCGCCATCGCCTCGGCGGTGATCGCCACGGTCGCGCTCTTCGCCTCGTTCATCGAGACGATCGGCAACCAGCTCGGCCTGGCTTCGGGCAACTCGCTCTTCCACGACGCGGCCACCCAGATCAACGTCGCCAACCCGATCACCTTCATCGGCGCGCTGATCGGCGGCTCGATCGCCTTCCTCTTCTCGGGCCTCGCGATCCGCGCCGTCGGCCGCTCGGCGGGGACGGTCGTCGAGGAGGTGCGCCGCCAGTTCCGGGAGCACCCCGGGATCATGGACCGCACCGAGAAGCCGGAGTACGGACGGGTGATCGACATCTGCACCAAGGCCGCTCAGCGCGAGCTCGCCACCCCGGCGCTGCTCGCGGTGCTCTCGCCGGTGATCGTCGGCTTCGGGATCAACTACTTCGCCCTCGGCGCCTTCCTCGTCGCGGCGATCCTCACCGGCCAGCTGATGGCGAACTTCCTCTCGAACTCGGGCGGCGCCTGGGACAACGCGAAGAAGTACATCGAGGACGGCCACGAGGGCGGCAAGGGCTCCGAGGCGCACAAGGCGGCGGTCATCGGCGACACCGTCGGCGACCCCTTCAAGGACACCGCCGGCCCGGCGCTGAACCCGCTCATCAAGGTGATGAACCTCGTCTCGCTGCTCATCCTGCCGGCGGTGATCACCACCCACTACCACCCCTGGGAGCGCTTCCCGATCGCCATCGCGGCGCTCGTGGTGCTCCTCTTCTTCATCGCCTTCTCCAAGCGCAAGTCGCCCGGCATCGAGGCCGCGAGCAACGAGCGCCCGGTCGGCAGCACGCTCTGA
- a CDS encoding MBOAT family protein, translating into MLFPTIDFAIFFAVVFLGNWLLSPSPRRWKPFILTASYVFYAWWDWRFVLLLAVSTLISAVGGLAVAQGRTRRARRGALVMSVVGHLALLGWFKYYGFLSVTFDNALHSLGLHATPLPPLSVTLPVGISFFTFMGLSYVIDIYRRDLEPAPFLDVAVYVAFFPHLIAGPIVRGRDLLPQIARSRLRDPRKVEFPEAAYLIMGGLFKKVVISSYVSSAIVGPVFNNPTVHTAPEILLAVYGYAVQIYCDFSGYTDIAIGVALLLGFRFPQNFDRPYAARSLQDFWRRWHMTLSSWLRDYLYIPLGGNRGPRRQVARNIMITMLLGGLWHGAAWTFVAWGGIHGVGQVAGHLHRERRVAQGRAPEPTGRAALLLGRLCTFHVVCLGWLFFRADTFGTAFTLLRRLFTTWGEAAPLFRLPVVATIVGSIALQYLPKGLAEAVQVRFAAMHAGAKAAFLGCGLLLITTLGPPGVAPFIYYKF; encoded by the coding sequence GTGCTGTTCCCGACGATCGACTTCGCGATCTTCTTCGCCGTCGTCTTTCTCGGCAACTGGCTCCTCTCCCCCTCGCCACGCCGCTGGAAGCCGTTCATCCTCACGGCCAGCTACGTCTTCTACGCCTGGTGGGACTGGCGCTTCGTCCTCCTCCTCGCTGTCTCCACGCTGATCAGCGCCGTCGGCGGCCTCGCCGTCGCGCAGGGGCGGACGCGGCGCGCCCGCCGCGGCGCGCTCGTGATGAGCGTCGTCGGCCACCTCGCGCTGCTCGGCTGGTTCAAGTACTACGGCTTCTTGTCGGTGACCTTCGACAACGCGCTGCACAGTCTGGGGCTGCACGCCACGCCGCTGCCGCCCCTCAGCGTCACCCTCCCCGTCGGGATCTCCTTCTTCACCTTCATGGGCCTCTCCTACGTGATCGACATCTACCGCCGCGACCTCGAGCCCGCGCCCTTCCTCGACGTCGCGGTCTACGTCGCCTTCTTCCCCCACCTCATCGCCGGGCCGATCGTGCGCGGCCGCGACCTGCTCCCGCAGATCGCCCGCTCACGGCTGCGCGACCCGCGCAAGGTCGAGTTCCCCGAGGCCGCCTACCTGATCATGGGGGGCCTCTTCAAGAAGGTCGTGATCTCGAGCTACGTCTCCTCGGCGATCGTCGGCCCCGTCTTCAACAACCCGACGGTGCACACCGCGCCGGAGATCCTCCTCGCCGTCTACGGCTACGCGGTGCAGATCTACTGCGACTTCAGCGGCTACACCGACATCGCGATCGGGGTCGCGCTGCTGCTCGGCTTCCGCTTCCCGCAGAACTTCGACCGCCCCTACGCGGCGCGCTCGCTGCAGGACTTCTGGCGGCGCTGGCACATGACCCTGTCGAGCTGGCTGCGCGACTACCTCTACATCCCCCTCGGGGGCAACCGCGGCCCGCGCCGGCAGGTGGCCCGCAACATCATGATCACGATGCTCCTCGGGGGGCTCTGGCACGGGGCGGCGTGGACCTTCGTCGCCTGGGGCGGGATCCACGGTGTCGGGCAGGTGGCCGGGCACCTCCACCGCGAGCGGCGCGTCGCGCAGGGCCGCGCGCCCGAGCCGACGGGGCGCGCCGCGCTCCTCCTCGGGAGGCTGTGCACCTTCCACGTCGTCTGCCTCGGCTGGCTCTTCTTCCGCGCCGATACCTTCGGGACCGCCTTCACCCTGCTGCGCCGCCTCTTCACGACCTGGGGGGAGGCAGCACCGCTGTTCCGCCTGCCGGTCGTGGCGACGATCGTCGGCTCGATCGCCCTCCAGTACCTGCCGAAGGGGCTCGCCGAGGCGGTGCAGGTGCGCTTCGCGGCGATGCACGCCGGCGCCAAGGCGGCGTTCCTCGGCTGCGGCCTGCTGCTCATCACGACGCTCGGCCCCCCGGGGGTCGCGCCCTTCATCTACTACAAGTTCTGA
- the holA gene encoding DNA polymerase III subunit delta, producing the protein MAESHLRADGTPERAYLLAGEDEGLVSQQLVALVEELAAIEALPGAIEEYEAPSADDGVALGAVLDACRTPPFLADRRVIVVRETNLDAAGQKELLAYLADPLETTVLVFALLGKKATATLQKAFAAAGRVLAVAPASGARGRQQWFSEHLAGAPVRLDNQAVVALDRHLGGDLARLAPLLESLAAAYGEHAHVSVEELEPFLGSAGESTPWDLTDAIAEGDAGRALEVLGRQFGAGRHPMQLLASLHRHYGALLRLDGAEIHDEAAAASATGLAPYPARKALEQSGRLGHERVARAIGLIAGADLDLRGRVDWPDELVIEVLVARLAQLSRLGRPAPRGRPARTGRR; encoded by the coding sequence ATGGCCGAGAGCCACCTGCGCGCCGACGGCACCCCCGAGCGCGCCTACCTGCTCGCCGGCGAGGACGAGGGCCTCGTCTCCCAGCAGCTCGTCGCGCTCGTCGAGGAGCTCGCCGCGATCGAGGCGCTGCCTGGCGCGATCGAGGAGTACGAGGCGCCGTCGGCCGACGACGGCGTCGCGCTCGGCGCGGTGCTCGACGCGTGCCGGACGCCACCGTTCCTCGCCGACCGCCGGGTGATCGTGGTGCGCGAGACGAACCTCGACGCCGCCGGCCAGAAGGAGCTCCTCGCCTACCTCGCCGACCCCCTCGAGACGACGGTCCTCGTCTTCGCCCTCCTCGGGAAGAAGGCGACGGCCACGCTGCAGAAGGCCTTCGCCGCGGCCGGCCGGGTGCTCGCCGTCGCCCCCGCGAGCGGCGCACGGGGTCGCCAGCAGTGGTTCAGCGAGCACCTCGCGGGCGCCCCCGTGCGCCTCGACAACCAGGCGGTCGTCGCCCTCGACCGCCACCTGGGGGGCGACCTCGCGCGCCTCGCGCCGCTCCTCGAGTCGCTCGCCGCGGCCTACGGGGAGCACGCGCACGTGAGCGTCGAGGAGCTCGAGCCCTTCCTCGGGAGCGCCGGCGAGTCGACGCCCTGGGACCTCACCGACGCGATCGCCGAGGGGGATGCGGGCCGCGCCCTCGAGGTGCTCGGGCGCCAGTTCGGGGCCGGCCGCCACCCGATGCAGCTGCTCGCATCGCTGCACCGCCACTACGGGGCGCTGCTCCGCCTCGACGGCGCCGAGATCCACGACGAGGCGGCCGCCGCGTCGGCGACCGGGCTCGCCCCCTACCCCGCCCGCAAGGCCCTCGAGCAGTCGGGGCGCCTCGGCCACGAGCGGGTGGCGCGGGCGATCGGCCTGATCGCCGGGGCCGACCTCGACCTTCGCGGCCGCGTCGACTGGCCCGACGAGCTCGTGATCGAGGTGCTCGTCGCCCGCCTCGCGCAGCTCTCGCGCCTCGGCCGTCCCGCGCCGCGGGGGCGCCCGGCGCGCACCGGCCGCCGGTGA
- a CDS encoding DUF459 domain-containing protein, with product MVPERRAPSARPPRHPSRRRAPGGRRRAPYVAPEGRTLAAGRALLVSLAAFGIWLALDARQLYTSAGASPLGARRSVALAILTPIARVQEFFGLDRVVDGANRALGGRAGVTPGVIALPPATAGHGGGRAKGAASPPTTANSFLQPSAAHPLSVLDVGDSIGIDLGYGLQDLLGTTRSVELQSASVGNTGLANPAYYDWPANLSVELARYHPQVVVALFGGNDWQPFIAEGRRADPGSSFWLQQYTARLRQMVDLVTASGAHLFWVGLPIMSPSSGLAGSVAPSLNAAFAAACSGNPNASYVSIYNLFASPTGSYAQFLPDASGNLVEVRDADGVHIAPPAGDDRAAAAVVRAIESTLHIHL from the coding sequence ATGGTCCCCGAGCGCCGAGCGCCCTCGGCCCGCCCGCCCCGCCACCCGTCACGCCGACGCGCTCCCGGCGGGCGACGGCGCGCGCCGTACGTCGCGCCGGAGGGGCGCACCCTCGCCGCGGGTCGCGCCCTCCTCGTCTCGCTCGCGGCCTTCGGGATCTGGCTCGCCCTCGACGCCCGCCAGCTCTACACCTCGGCCGGCGCCTCGCCGCTCGGCGCCCGCCGCAGCGTGGCGCTCGCGATCCTCACGCCGATCGCCCGCGTCCAGGAGTTCTTCGGCCTCGACCGCGTCGTCGACGGCGCGAACCGCGCCCTCGGCGGGAGGGCCGGGGTGACGCCGGGGGTGATCGCGCTCCCGCCGGCGACCGCCGGGCACGGGGGCGGCAGGGCGAAGGGCGCCGCGAGCCCGCCGACGACGGCGAACTCCTTCCTGCAGCCGAGCGCCGCGCACCCCCTCTCGGTGCTCGACGTCGGCGACTCGATCGGCATCGACCTCGGCTACGGGCTACAGGACCTGCTCGGCACGACGAGGAGCGTCGAGCTGCAGAGCGCGTCGGTCGGCAACACCGGCCTCGCCAACCCCGCCTACTACGACTGGCCGGCGAACCTCTCCGTCGAGCTCGCGCGCTACCACCCCCAGGTCGTGGTGGCGCTCTTCGGCGGCAACGACTGGCAGCCCTTCATCGCCGAGGGCCGGCGCGCCGACCCCGGCAGCAGCTTCTGGCTGCAGCAGTACACGGCGCGGCTCCGCCAGATGGTCGACCTCGTCACCGCCTCGGGGGCGCACCTGTTCTGGGTCGGGCTGCCGATCATGTCCCCCTCCTCGGGGCTCGCGGGGAGCGTCGCGCCGAGCCTCAACGCCGCCTTCGCCGCCGCCTGCTCGGGGAACCCGAACGCCAGCTACGTCTCGATCTACAACCTCTTCGCGAGCCCGACGGGTAGCTACGCACAGTTCCTCCCCGACGCCTCGGGGAACCTCGTCGAGGTGCGCGATGCCGACGGCGTGCACATCGCCCCGCCCGCCGGCGACGACCGGGCGGCCGCCGCGGTCGTGCGCGCGATCGAGTCCACCCTGCACATCCACCTCTAG
- a CDS encoding sensor histidine kinase, whose product MSEPRQLAQEFTGLDTAARQHLERLMATWGLLADLSFSDLLLFVPVDQYSLAVGAAGGEAAEAGLLGLHFVIFGQMRPTTSQTLVQLDVVGQLVGADEWPVVAEAWQGGASAEMEGSEHRTLGAVRAIAIPVRFKAEVVAVLLRVWSPTGGRRAGGLERVYLQLFSRLAAMVAEGLFPFFAEDEMMEEAPRAGDGVIVLDSDERVTFVSPNAVNALHRMGILTQIIGSTLGELGVDSPAVRGAFERQVPAIDEIERRGEVTVIVHCIPLIEEAEVTGAVVLLRDVTDLRRRDRLLLSKDAAIREVHHRVKNNLQTISSLLRLQSRRLGDPSARDALLEAERRITAIALVHEILAREPGEQVRFDEIIPALIHLTRDADLSGHAVEVAVNGDVGDLSADVATPLAVVIAELLQNAVEHAFNGEHALPARITVDLATHDGVLDVTVQDNGSGFAPDFDIDRTSSLGLAIVRDLVRSQLGGSITVTSADGAAVRLAIPLQRSEGPS is encoded by the coding sequence GTGAGCGAGCCCCGCCAGCTGGCCCAGGAGTTCACCGGCCTCGACACCGCCGCCCGCCAGCACCTGGAACGGCTGATGGCCACCTGGGGCCTGCTCGCCGACCTCTCCTTCTCGGACCTGCTGCTCTTCGTCCCCGTCGACCAGTACTCGCTCGCCGTCGGCGCGGCGGGGGGGGAGGCGGCCGAGGCGGGGCTGCTCGGCCTGCACTTCGTGATCTTCGGCCAGATGCGCCCGACGACGAGCCAGACCCTCGTGCAACTCGACGTCGTCGGCCAGCTGGTGGGCGCCGACGAGTGGCCGGTCGTCGCCGAGGCCTGGCAGGGGGGCGCGAGCGCCGAGATGGAGGGCTCCGAGCACCGCACCCTCGGCGCGGTGCGGGCGATCGCGATCCCGGTCCGCTTCAAAGCCGAGGTGGTGGCGGTCCTCCTGCGCGTCTGGTCGCCGACGGGGGGGCGGCGCGCCGGCGGCCTCGAGCGCGTCTACCTGCAGCTCTTCAGCCGCCTCGCGGCGATGGTCGCGGAGGGGCTGTTCCCCTTCTTCGCCGAGGACGAGATGATGGAGGAGGCGCCGCGCGCCGGCGACGGGGTGATCGTCCTCGACTCCGACGAGCGGGTCACCTTCGTCTCGCCGAACGCGGTGAACGCGCTGCACCGCATGGGCATCCTCACCCAGATCATCGGCTCGACCCTCGGGGAGCTCGGCGTCGACTCACCGGCGGTGCGCGGCGCCTTCGAGCGGCAGGTGCCGGCGATCGACGAGATCGAGCGCCGCGGCGAGGTGACGGTGATCGTCCACTGCATCCCGCTCATCGAGGAGGCGGAGGTGACGGGCGCGGTGGTGCTGCTCCGCGACGTCACCGACCTGAGGCGCCGCGACCGCCTGTTGCTGTCCAAGGACGCCGCGATCCGCGAGGTCCACCACCGGGTGAAGAACAACCTGCAGACGATCTCCTCGCTGCTGCGCCTGCAGTCGCGTCGCCTCGGGGACCCGAGCGCCCGGGACGCCCTCCTCGAGGCGGAGCGGCGGATCACGGCGATCGCCCTCGTGCACGAGATCCTCGCCCGCGAGCCGGGGGAGCAGGTCCGCTTCGACGAGATCATCCCTGCGCTCATCCACCTCACCCGCGACGCCGACCTCTCGGGTCACGCCGTCGAGGTCGCCGTGAACGGGGACGTCGGGGACCTCTCCGCGGACGTCGCCACGCCGCTCGCGGTGGTCATCGCCGAGCTCCTGCAGAACGCCGTCGAGCACGCCTTCAACGGCGAGCACGCGCTGCCGGCGCGGATCACCGTCGACCTCGCGACCCACGACGGCGTGCTCGACGTCACGGTGCAGGACAACGGGAGCGGCTTCGCCCCCGACTTCGACATCGACCGCACCTCGAGCCTCGGCCTCGCCATCGTGCGCGACCTCGTGCGCAGCCAGCTCGGGGGCTCGATCACCGTCACGAGCGCGGACGGCGCCGCGGTGCGCCTCGCGATCCCGCTGCAGCGCAGCGAGGGCCCGAGCTGA
- a CDS encoding inositol monophosphatase family protein, whose protein sequence is MSEGVDLHLLLEFAGETAQRAGELLLEGLSERGASERLAAAATKSSPTDLVTELDRASEALIVKALRTRRPEDGLLGEEGTSRAGSSGLTWVIDPLDGTTNFVYGYGSFAVSIALVDAGGPLLGVVHDPLRGETFSAARGLGAHLDGRRLAAPAASGPLSEALLGTGFGYDTELRVAQARLLPTVLGAVRDLRRGGSAALDLCSVASGRLDGYFEAGLAPWDRAAGELVVTEAGGVVLEVSGPHAGRTTLVASPPDRLEALLALLASAAEGATR, encoded by the coding sequence GTGAGCGAGGGCGTCGACCTCCACCTCCTCCTCGAGTTCGCCGGGGAGACGGCGCAGCGCGCCGGCGAGCTCCTCCTCGAGGGGCTCTCCGAGCGCGGCGCGAGCGAGCGCCTCGCGGCGGCGGCCACCAAGAGCTCGCCCACCGACCTCGTCACCGAGCTCGACCGGGCGAGCGAGGCGCTGATCGTGAAGGCGCTGCGCACCCGCCGCCCCGAGGACGGCCTGCTCGGCGAGGAGGGGACGAGCCGCGCCGGCAGCTCGGGCCTCACGTGGGTGATCGACCCCCTCGACGGCACGACGAACTTCGTCTACGGCTACGGCAGCTTCGCCGTCTCGATCGCCCTCGTCGACGCCGGCGGCCCGCTCCTCGGCGTCGTCCACGACCCGCTGCGGGGGGAGACCTTCAGCGCGGCGCGCGGCCTCGGCGCCCACCTCGACGGCCGCCGCCTCGCGGCACCGGCGGCGAGCGGCCCGCTCTCCGAGGCGCTCCTCGGGACGGGCTTCGGCTACGACACCGAGCTGCGCGTCGCGCAGGCGCGGCTGTTGCCGACGGTCCTCGGCGCGGTGCGCGACCTGCGCCGCGGCGGCTCGGCGGCGCTCGACCTCTGCAGCGTCGCGAGCGGCCGCCTCGACGGCTACTTCGAGGCCGGCCTCGCGCCCTGGGACCGCGCCGCGGGCGAGCTCGTCGTCACCGAGGCGGGCGGCGTCGTCCTCGAGGTCTCGGGGCCGCACGCCGGCCGCACGACCCTCGTCGCCTCTCCCCCCGACCGCCTCGAGGCACTCCTCGCCCTCCTCGCCTCGGCGGCCGAGGGCGCGACCCGCTGA
- the folP gene encoding dihydropteroate synthase, whose amino-acid sequence MRLPPLALGRPLPLRLGARHYDLSARALVMGIVNRTPDSFYDHGRYFALDDSLRLAEELVGAGADLIDVGGVRAGPGPEVTPQEEIDRVLPAIEAIVERFDLPVSVDTFRAGVAEAAYKAGAVLGNDISGLADPEYLPVAERYGASVVATHIRIGPRIDDPDPRYPDDDVVGAVEAFLSERLARARAAGLADDRVILDAGLDLGKTTPQSLALLRASARLAALGPPLLLSASNKGFLGELLDLAIDERREATMAALALGITLGCRVLRVHDVTGALRVTRTLERLVG is encoded by the coding sequence GTGCGGCTCCCGCCGCTCGCCCTCGGCCGGCCGCTCCCGCTGCGCCTCGGGGCGCGTCACTACGACCTCTCGGCGCGCGCGCTCGTGATGGGGATCGTGAACCGCACCCCCGACTCGTTCTACGACCACGGCCGCTACTTCGCCCTCGACGACTCGCTGCGCCTCGCCGAGGAGCTGGTCGGCGCCGGCGCCGACCTCATCGACGTCGGCGGCGTGCGCGCCGGGCCGGGGCCGGAGGTGACCCCCCAGGAGGAGATCGACCGCGTCCTCCCGGCGATCGAGGCGATCGTCGAGCGCTTCGACCTCCCCGTCTCGGTGGACACCTTCCGCGCCGGGGTCGCGGAGGCCGCCTACAAGGCGGGGGCGGTGCTCGGCAACGACATCAGCGGCCTCGCCGACCCGGAGTACCTGCCCGTCGCCGAGCGCTACGGTGCGAGCGTCGTCGCGACCCACATCCGCATCGGCCCGCGCATCGACGACCCCGACCCCCGCTACCCCGACGACGACGTGGTCGGCGCCGTCGAGGCCTTCCTCTCCGAGCGCCTGGCGCGGGCGCGCGCCGCCGGCCTCGCGGACGACCGCGTCATCCTCGACGCCGGCCTCGACCTCGGAAAGACCACCCCGCAGTCGCTCGCCCTGCTGCGCGCCTCGGCGCGCCTCGCGGCCCTCGGCCCACCGCTCCTGCTCTCCGCGTCCAACAAGGGCTTCCTCGGCGAGCTCCTCGACCTCGCGATCGACGAGCGGCGCGAGGCGACGATGGCCGCGCTCGCCCTCGGGATCACCCTCGGCTGCCGGGTGCTGCGGGTGCACGACGTCACCGGAGCGCTGCGCGTCACGCGCACCCTCGAACGGCTCGTCGGCTGA
- a CDS encoding WhiB family transcriptional regulator: MALTWNRTVEWDSDEWRNSAACRDTDPDLFFPIGTTGQAIEQIESAKAVCETCEALEPCLAFALATNQESGVWGATSEEERRKLRKSWLAEQRRAAS, translated from the coding sequence GTGGCCCTCACATGGAATCGAACGGTGGAATGGGACAGCGACGAGTGGCGCAACAGCGCCGCCTGTCGGGACACTGATCCGGACCTTTTCTTCCCGATCGGCACCACCGGCCAGGCGATCGAACAGATCGAGTCCGCGAAGGCGGTGTGCGAGACCTGCGAGGCGCTGGAGCCCTGTCTCGCCTTCGCCCTCGCGACGAACCAGGAGTCGGGAGTCTGGGGCGCAACCTCCGAGGAGGAGCGCCGCAAGCTGCGCAAGAGCTGGCTCGCCGAGCAGCGCCGCGCCGCCAGCTGA